The following are encoded together in the Candidatus Thermoplasmatota archaeon genome:
- a CDS encoding aromatic amino acid lyase: protein AGAAITMVSVMSERRLNRLNNPALSAGLPAFLTKGAGMFSGLMLSQYTADMLIVEQRILSTPASIQSIPAAADQEDFVSMGMNTAIKNFQILDNAYGILGIEFMAAAQALDFRDYKFGKGVTKAKEVIRKYVKFLDEDRPLYPDHTKMKELVKSCEILKEVEKVVGSLR, encoded by the coding sequence GGCTGGTGCTGCAATAACAATGGTAAGTGTAATGTCTGAAAGAAGATTAAATAGGTTAAATAACCCTGCATTAAGTGCAGGTTTACCAGCATTCCTAACAAAAGGTGCCGGTATGTTCTCAGGGTTGATGCTTAGTCAGTACACAGCTGATATGTTGATTGTTGAACAACGCATTCTTTCTACACCTGCATCCATTCAATCAATTCCTGCAGCAGCTGATCAAGAAGATTTTGTTTCAATGGGTATGAACACAGCAATCAAGAACTTTCAGATACTTGACAACGCCTATGGTATATTGGGTATAGAGTTCATGGCTGCTGCTCAGGCACTGGATTTCCGCGACTACAAATTTGGTAAAGGAGTAACCAAAGCAAAAGAAGTCATAAGAAAATATGTCAAATTCTTAGATGAAGACAGACCTCTCTATCCAGATCATACTAAGATGAAAGAGCTTGTCAAATCATGTGAGATACTAAAAGAGGTAGAAAAAGTCGTGGGAAGCCTAAGATAA
- the hutU gene encoding urocanate hydratase produces the protein MGRRIKVKRGGDIRCKGWKQEAILRMLENNLENAEIPEELIVYGGTGKAARNWDCYDAIVDTLKKLEDDETMLIQSGKPVAVFKTWSTAPRVLIANSNIVPHWSNWEEFRRLEKLGLTMYGQMTAGSWCYIGTQGIIQGTYETFAACARKHFKSDLKGRIVLTGGLGGMGGAQPLAIKMNHGVCIAVECDEKRIDRRIKAGFCDKKTDSIDEAVELAEKAREAKKPLSIGVVSNCADVLPRLVKQGFKPDVVTDQTSAHDELNGYVPSGYYGDSLADAIKLRKKNPKEYIRQSMRSMKIHCKALLDFQRKGVVVFDYGNNLRGQAQKAGLKNAFGYPGFVNAYIRPMFCVGRGPFRWLALTGNPEDILKTDREVIKMFPEDKVLTNWINLAEKYLPWEGLPARVCWLGYGEREKFALKINEMVRDKEIGPVAITRDHLDSGSVASPYRETEDMQDGSDAIADWPLLNALLNCAAGADSVHIHNGGGVGIGLSTHAGMVVVCDGTKETDERIKRVFTTDPGLGVARHADAGYKEAVDLVKKSDICVPMIKK, from the coding sequence ATGGGGAGACGAATCAAGGTCAAACGAGGCGGTGACATTCGCTGTAAAGGCTGGAAACAAGAAGCCATCCTAAGGATGTTAGAAAATAACCTTGAGAATGCTGAGATACCTGAGGAGCTTATTGTATATGGTGGTACTGGTAAAGCAGCACGTAACTGGGATTGCTATGATGCTATTGTAGATACACTGAAAAAACTAGAAGATGATGAAACCATGCTCATCCAGTCAGGTAAACCAGTCGCAGTGTTTAAAACCTGGAGTACAGCACCACGTGTTCTTATAGCAAATTCTAATATCGTCCCACATTGGAGTAACTGGGAAGAGTTTCGTAGATTAGAGAAATTGGGTTTGACTATGTATGGTCAGATGACTGCTGGTTCATGGTGCTATATTGGTACACAGGGGATTATACAGGGAACTTATGAGACTTTTGCTGCTTGTGCAAGAAAACATTTCAAATCAGATCTTAAAGGCAGGATTGTTTTAACTGGTGGGCTTGGTGGTATGGGTGGCGCTCAGCCTCTTGCCATTAAAATGAACCATGGTGTTTGTATAGCTGTTGAGTGTGATGAAAAACGTATTGACCGTAGGATAAAAGCAGGTTTTTGTGATAAAAAAACTGATAGTATTGATGAGGCTGTTGAGTTGGCTGAAAAAGCAAGAGAAGCAAAAAAACCTCTTTCTATAGGTGTTGTTAGTAACTGTGCTGATGTTTTACCACGACTTGTTAAACAAGGTTTTAAACCAGATGTTGTCACTGACCAAACCTCTGCTCATGATGAACTTAATGGTTACGTTCCATCTGGTTATTATGGTGATTCTTTAGCAGATGCGATAAAATTGAGGAAAAAGAATCCAAAAGAGTATATTAGACAATCTATGCGTAGTATGAAAATTCATTGTAAAGCCTTGTTAGATTTTCAGAGGAAGGGTGTTGTTGTTTTTGATTATGGGAATAATCTTAGGGGTCAGGCTCAGAAGGCTGGGCTTAAAAATGCTTTTGGTTATCCTGGTTTTGTAAATGCCTATATTCGACCCATGTTTTGTGTAGGGCGTGGACCGTTTAGATGGCTTGCTCTTACTGGTAACCCTGAGGATATTTTAAAAACAGATAGAGAAGTTATTAAGATGTTTCCAGAGGATAAGGTTTTGACAAACTGGATTAATTTAGCTGAAAAGTATCTCCCTTGGGAGGGTTTACCTGCGCGTGTATGTTGGCTTGGGTATGGTGAGCGGGAGAAATTTGCGTTAAAAATAAACGAGATGGTGAGAGACAAGGAGATAGGGCCAGTGGCTATAACAAGGGATCATCTAGACAGTGGCAGCGTCGCTTCTCCTTATAGAGAAACAGAGGATATGCAGGATGGTAGTGATGCTATTGCTGATTGGCCATTGTTGAATGCTCTTCTGAATTGTGCTGCTGGTGCAGACAGCGTGCATATACATAATGGTGGTGGTGTGGGTATTGGTTTGTCTACTCATGCGGGAATGGTTGTTGTATGTGATGGCACAAAGGAAACTGATGAGAGGATAAAACGTGTGTTTACCACAGACCCTGGGTTGGGTGTGGCGCGTCATGCTGATGCTGGGTACAAAGAAGCGGTTGATCTTGTTAAAAAAAGTGATATATGCGTCCCGATGATTAAGAAGTAG